The Prosthecobacter vanneervenii genome has a segment encoding these proteins:
- a CDS encoding pilus assembly FimT family protein, giving the protein MPSRAAAFTLLEMIVVLAIASLVIGIGVGAIQRINEDHQLLKVAHEAESVLMQAMTRTVATAQGQQVELDELAKGMKLTVKRAGASIFVTSRNQRLFLRPGRLCEPLTLRWQQGDAAVTAVLDPLTATFQDMEETP; this is encoded by the coding sequence ATGCCCTCTCGCGCCGCTGCTTTCACGCTGCTGGAGATGATCGTGGTGCTTGCCATCGCGTCCCTCGTCATCGGCATCGGTGTGGGAGCGATCCAACGCATCAACGAGGACCACCAGTTGTTAAAAGTAGCGCATGAAGCGGAGAGCGTGCTGATGCAGGCAATGACCCGCACAGTGGCCACTGCCCAAGGCCAGCAGGTGGAGCTGGACGAACTGGCCAAAGGCATGAAGCTGACGGTGAAGCGTGCTGGAGCCAGCATCTTTGTCACCTCCCGCAATCAACGTCTTTTTCTGCGCCCAGGACGCCTGTGCGAACCCCTGACGCTGCGCTGGCAGCAAGGAGATGCTGCCGTGACAGCCGTCCTGGACCCGCTGACCGCCACCTTTCAAGACATGGAGGAAACCCCATGA
- a CDS encoding type II secretion system protein, giving the protein MKREGFTLLETLLAIIVFSMAVVALVEAVHQLGENTLQRQHEAAIQERMRSILLEQTRIFVQNPPEEMKIKEGLITYTVRRTPLELSDRNGQAIQGIFEVSVTADWMEGRTPQQASTETWLYPPLFQP; this is encoded by the coding sequence ATGAAGAGAGAGGGCTTCACCCTGCTGGAGACGCTGCTGGCCATCATTGTTTTCAGCATGGCCGTGGTGGCGCTGGTGGAGGCGGTGCACCAACTCGGAGAAAACACTCTGCAGCGACAGCATGAGGCTGCCATCCAAGAGCGCATGCGCTCCATCCTGCTCGAGCAGACACGCATTTTCGTTCAAAATCCCCCTGAGGAGATGAAGATCAAGGAAGGTCTGATCACCTACACCGTGCGACGCACCCCGCTGGAGCTTTCAGACCGTAACGGGCAGGCGATTCAGGGCATCTTCGAGGTCAGCGTCACGGCAGACTGGATGGAAGGCCGCACCCCGCAGCAAGCCAGCACTGAAACCTGGCTCTACCCCCCGCTCTTCCAGCCATGA